The following are from one region of the Ignavibacteriota bacterium genome:
- a CDS encoding citrate transporter, translated as MICKVFFNAIILTIILLSFNVELNASVQNVADTTSFIENSDTNYSEAHNLPDVFMVIPFITLLLIIATGPLFYRHFFEKNYAIISIVLGSITVGYYLFILRDSHTVLHTLDEYISFIALLGSLFVAAGGILIKVDRKATPMLNSLIFLFGAVIANVIGTTGASMLLIRPFLKLNKDRIKPYHIIFFIFTVSNIGGALTPIGDPPLFLGFLKGVEFFWVIENVWYIWLPTILIVMAIFFIIDSRNISANEKEQTYSGKIEFQGIKNVLLLLIILISVFIDPAVISWVPSLDPFPLGIREIIMISIIFAAYKFTKPEILKANEFDFEPMKEVTYLFLGIFATMMPALQLIAETAKANGQALTPGIFYWATGILSAFLDNAPTYLNFLSAAMGKSGMDVNIPSQVSQFSGDFPIYLSAVSVAAVFFGAMTYIGNGPNFMVKSISERAGIKMPSFFGYLFKYSVPVLLPIFTLVWLVFYFGKS; from the coding sequence ATGATTTGTAAGGTATTTTTCAATGCAATCATATTGACCATAATATTATTGTCATTTAATGTTGAATTAAATGCATCAGTACAAAATGTAGCAGACACAACATCCTTCATTGAGAATTCGGATACCAATTATTCAGAAGCTCATAATTTACCTGATGTTTTTATGGTGATTCCTTTTATCACTCTGCTTTTGATTATTGCTACCGGTCCTTTGTTCTATCGTCATTTTTTTGAAAAAAATTATGCGATCATTTCTATTGTTTTAGGATCGATCACTGTTGGATATTATCTGTTTATCCTGCGTGATTCCCACACTGTCCTTCATACACTTGATGAATATATATCATTTATTGCTTTGCTCGGATCTCTCTTTGTTGCTGCAGGTGGAATATTAATAAAAGTGGACAGGAAGGCAACACCGATGTTGAATTCATTAATTTTTTTATTCGGTGCAGTTATAGCAAACGTTATAGGTACTACTGGTGCATCAATGTTGTTGATAAGACCATTCTTAAAATTGAATAAAGACAGAATTAAACCTTATCATATAATCTTTTTTATTTTTACGGTGAGTAATATCGGTGGCGCATTAACACCAATTGGGGATCCACCATTATTTCTTGGATTTCTGAAAGGTGTAGAATTTTTCTGGGTAATAGAGAACGTCTGGTATATTTGGCTGCCAACGATACTAATTGTAATGGCTATCTTTTTTATTATTGATTCGCGTAACATCTCGGCTAATGAAAAAGAACAAACTTATTCAGGTAAAATTGAATTTCAGGGAATTAAAAATGTGCTCTTACTTTTAATAATTTTAATTTCAGTTTTCATTGACCCGGCAGTAATTAGCTGGGTTCCAAGTCTCGATCCGTTTCCTTTGGGAATAAGAGAAATTATTATGATCAGTATAATTTTTGCCGCATACAAATTCACAAAACCGGAAATATTAAAAGCGAATGAATTTGATTTTGAACCGATGAAAGAAGTTACGTATTTGTTTTTAGGAATATTTGCTACTATGATGCCAGCACTTCAACTAATTGCTGAAACTGCTAAAGCTAATGGTCAGGCTTTAACGCCGGGAATTTTTTATTGGGCTACAGGTATTTTGTCTGCATTCCTGGATAATGCTCCAACTTATTTGAATTTTTTAAGCGCTGCAATGGGTAAATCCGGAATGGATGTAAACATTCCTTCGCAGGTATCACAATTTTCCGGAGATTTTCCGATTTATCTTTCTGCTGTATCGGTCGCTGCTGTTTTTTTTGGTGCGATGACTTACATTGGAAATGGTCCAAATTTCATGGTCAAGTCAATCAGTGAAAGAGCCGGAATTAAAATGCCAAGTTTTTTCGGTTATTTATTTAAATATTCAGTTCCGGTTCTTCTACCGATATTTACTTTAGTCTGGTTAGTTTTTTATTTTGGTAAATCTTGA
- a CDS encoding NADH-quinone oxidoreductase subunit M yields the protein MEQSYLLTYLLAVPVIGSILILFIHKEKAKLIKYTGLAISLIAFIISLIIYFYFDNQSTDFQFVHKFNWIKDLNISYNVGTDGMSLLLILLTTFLTPLTLISSWSSIKHKVKEFTFFMLFLELGMLGVFASLDIFLFYVFWEAMLIPMYFIIGIWGGERRIYASIKFFIYTMAGSLLMLVAIVWLVVYSSELLGGFTTNLLDLYKTGPTIDHTIQGLLFLAFALSFAIKVPLFPFHTWLPDAHVEAPTAGSVILAGVLLKMGTYGFLRFNLPLFPQATLDYAGLISVLAVIGIIYGALVAMVQTDMKKLVAYSSVSHLGFVMLGIFALNEESVQGAVIQMVNHGLSTGALFLLVGMIYERTHTRKIADYGGIAKLVPWFSFAFLFTSLSSIGLPGLNGFIGEFLILTGAFKSSVLNSWWFAIFSASGVIFAAIYLLWMYKKVVFGEVTNNSLNSLTDLNFREKLVLIPIFIFIVWIGIYPSTFLNISEKSSEKVIEKVINPEKLNLE from the coding sequence ATGGAACAATCATATTTATTAACATATTTGCTAGCTGTTCCGGTAATCGGTTCAATCCTCATTCTTTTCATTCATAAAGAAAAAGCTAAACTGATTAAGTACACCGGGCTGGCAATTTCACTCATTGCTTTTATAATTTCATTAATTATTTATTTTTATTTTGATAATCAATCCACAGATTTCCAGTTTGTTCATAAATTTAACTGGATAAAAGATCTCAACATAAGTTATAATGTTGGAACCGATGGTATGTCACTTCTATTAATTCTGCTTACAACTTTTCTTACTCCATTAACTCTTATTTCAAGCTGGAGCAGTATTAAACATAAAGTAAAAGAATTCACATTCTTCATGCTCTTTCTTGAATTAGGGATGCTCGGTGTATTTGCATCTCTTGATATTTTTCTGTTTTATGTTTTTTGGGAAGCAATGCTCATTCCGATGTATTTCATTATCGGTATTTGGGGTGGCGAAAGAAGAATTTACGCATCTATTAAGTTCTTTATTTACACGATGGCTGGCAGTTTGTTAATGCTTGTTGCAATTGTCTGGCTTGTAGTTTATTCGTCAGAATTGCTTGGCGGATTTACAACAAACTTGCTTGATTTATACAAAACTGGACCAACGATTGATCATACAATTCAGGGATTATTATTTCTAGCTTTTGCATTAAGCTTTGCAATTAAAGTACCGTTATTTCCATTTCATACATGGCTTCCTGATGCACACGTTGAAGCACCAACTGCCGGAAGTGTTATTCTGGCAGGAGTTTTATTGAAGATGGGCACGTACGGATTTTTGCGATTCAATCTTCCATTGTTTCCACAAGCTACTCTTGATTATGCAGGATTGATTTCAGTTCTTGCGGTGATTGGAATAATTTATGGGGCACTCGTTGCAATGGTTCAGACAGATATGAAAAAACTGGTTGCTTACTCATCAGTTTCTCACTTAGGTTTTGTAATGCTTGGAATTTTTGCATTGAACGAGGAATCAGTTCAGGGTGCGGTAATCCAGATGGTAAATCATGGATTATCAACAGGCGCACTCTTCCTTTTAGTGGGAATGATTTATGAAAGAACTCATACAAGAAAAATTGCTGATTATGGAGGAATTGCAAAACTTGTTCCCTGGTTCTCATTTGCATTTTTGTTTACTTCACTTTCTTCAATCGGATTACCCGGATTGAATGGCTTCATTGGTGAATTTTTAATTTTAACCGGTGCTTTCAAATCCTCAGTTTTGAACAGTTGGTGGTTTGCTATATTTTCTGCTTCCGGTGTAATCTTCGCAGCTATCTATTTATTATGGATGTATAAAAAAGTGGTATTTGGTGAAGTAACCAATAACAGCTTGAACTCTTTAACTGATCTTAACTTCAGAGAAAAACTTGTACTGATTCCGATATTTATTTTTATAGTATGGATAGGAATTTACCCAAGTACATTCCTCAACATTTCGGAAAAATCCTCCGAAAAAGTAATTGAAAAAGTAATCAATCCTGAAAAATTAAATTTAGAATAG